The proteins below are encoded in one region of Cololabis saira isolate AMF1-May2022 chromosome 21, fColSai1.1, whole genome shotgun sequence:
- the slc25a17 gene encoding peroxisomal membrane protein PMP34 isoform X1: MATSSEVFSYESLVHAVAGAVGSVTAMTVFFPLDTARLRLQVDENRKAKSTPAILADIIKEEGLLAPYRGWFPVICSLCCSNFVYFYCFHCLKASWLKGKPSAPTTDLIVGIAAGVVNVLATTPLWVVNTRLKLQGSKFRNEDIRPTNYSGILDAFVQIVRDEGIGALWNGTFPSLLLVLNPAIQFMIYEGLKRWLRRGIPRELSSLEIFAIGAVAKAVATTVTYPLQTIQSILRFGQFNTTTEKSKLLSSMKTIKWLLVNRTRKDGMLGLFKGLEAKLLQTVLTAALMFLLYEKIANSTFRVMGLSNNHFKKH, from the exons ATGGCAACGAGCTCGGAGGTGTTCTCGTATGAGAGCTTGGTTCATGCTGTGGCAGGAGCCGTG GGAAGTGTGACAGCGATGACAGTGTTTTTCCCCCTGGATACCGCCAGACTGCGTCTGCAAG TGGATGAAAACAGGAAGGCCAAATCCACTCCAGCAATTCTGGCAGATATTATCAAAGAAGAAGGACT ACTTGCACCCTACAGAGGCTGGTTCCCTGTCATCTGCAGTCTTTGCTGCTCCAATTTTGTCTATTTCTACTGTTTCCACTGCCTCAAAGCCAGTTGGCTGAAGGGAAAACCATCAGCACCCACCACTGACTTAATCGTAGGCATCGCTGCAG GAGTTGTAAATGTATTGGCCACCACTCCTTTGTGGGTGGTCAACACAAGGCTGAAGCTTCAGGGATCCAAGTTTCGCAATGAAGACATCCGTCCCACCAACTACTCTGGCATCTTAG aTGCATTTGTGCAAATCGTCCGTGATGAGGGCATCGGGGCCCTGTGGAACGGAACCTTCCCGtccctgctgctggtgctgaacCCTGCCATCCAGTTCATGATTTACGAGGGCCTGAAGAGGTGGCTCAGGAGAGGAATTCCCAGGGAA CTTTCATCACTAGAGATCTTTGCGATTGGCGCTGTCGCCAAAGCTGTTGCCACCACTGTTACATACCCTCTGCAGACCATACAGTCCATTCTTCGG TTTGGTCAGTTCAACACTACAACAGAGAAGTCAAAACTGCTGTCCAGTATGAAAACGATCAAGTGGCTACTCGTCAATAGGACAAG GAAGGACGGCATGTTGGGTCTGTTTAAAGGCCTGGAGGCCAAGCTGCTGCAAACGGTGCTGACCGCTGCCCTTATGTTTCTTCTCTATGAGAAGATCGCCAACAGTACCTTCAGAGTAATGGGACTAAGCAACAACCACTTCAAGAAACATTAG
- the znf598 gene encoding E3 ubiquitin-protein ligase ZNF598 isoform X2, protein MNSTMAKESEKTCVLCCQDIDIFALGKCDHPVCYRCSTKMRVLCDQKYCAVCREELDKVVFVKKLETFQSLPLHQFPCEKKYDIYFRNEMLFAQYRHLLLSECIRCPEPKVFSRFEELEQHMRKQHELFCCKLCSKHLKIFSHERKWYNRKELARHRAHGDPDDTSHRGHPLCKFCDDRYLDNDELLKHLRRDHYFCHFCDADGSQEYYSDYQYLSEHFRESHYLCEEGRCATEQFTHAFRTEIDYKAHKAAAHSKNRAEARQNRHIDLQFTYAPRQQRRNDAMVTGEDYEEGRQNRGGRGRTQGGQKSWRYSREREEEDRQVEAALRASMTMSRQAERGTLQERSTPKHSREERTDRTEPDEPKHKTGPVKTAKPPVRTMKSTNPGDEDDFPALGAIAAAPIVKPAPVVAAAAPAALKEDDFPSLSTTAVTTPMTPAYSSQSKRTSSFHDEDFPALVSKVRPFKPAAGTNSAWSNHSAVAKPVNHPTPSSRPAPPLSSASSGPQLLSSSASSSSRRKKKVGESAKAASRLSPLASDDEDGGKTQQEFRSVPTMLDISSLLTVKGGNNKPPTVTSHSSNPTPNTDPPPSKASKKKKQKNTPASSTSVSTVSGMATAAVNTISVETAAQKENVPEKTWNKPLSSAVTTAAVAAGGLANGYADTFAPVGKDSPAASPQPSTDPAPEQEEDFPALMTKKPPPGFKTSFPMKATAAPTAAPPPPPPPGLTIPAPKPPPGFTGIPLNSNVVEPAPNAVNL, encoded by the exons atgaattcaACAATGGCAAAAGAGTCCGAGAAGACCTGCGTTTTGTGCTGCCAAGACATCGACATCTTCGCCCTGGGGAAATGCGACCACCCGGTGTGCTACCGCTGCTCCACCAAGATGAGGGTGCTGTGCGACCAGAAGTACTGCGCCGTCTGCCGGGAGGAGCTCGACAAG GTGGTGTTTGTGAAAAAACTGGAGACCTTTCAGTCTCTGCCCCTTCATCAGTTCCCCTGCGAGAAGAAGTATGACATCTATTTCCGAAATGAGATGCTCTTTGCACAGTACAG ACATCTGCTGTTGTCAGAGTGTATCCGTTGTCCAGAGCCCAAGGTTTTCTCCAGGTTCGAGGAGCTGGAGCAACACATGAGGAAGCAGCATGAGCTCTTTTGTTGCAAACTCTGTTCAAAACATCTGAAG ATCTTCTCCCACGAGCGAAAGTGGTACAATCGTAAGGAACTGGCACGCCACAGGGCACACGGAGACCCAGATGACACCAGTCACAGAGGACACCCGCTCTGCAAGTTCTGCGATGACCGTTACCTTGACAACGATGAGCTGCTTAAGCATTTGCGCAGGGACCATTACTTCTGCCATTTCTGTGATGCAGACGGTTCTCAGGAATACTACAG TGATTATCAATATCTGAGCGAGCACTTTAGAGAGAGTCACTATCTGTGCGAGGAGGGCCGCTGTGCCACAGAACAGTTCACCCATGCATTCCGTACCGAGATCGACTACAAGGCCCACAAGGCCGCTGCACACAGTAAGAACCGAGCAGAAGCTCGACAAAACCGCCACATCGACCTGCAGTTTACCTACGCCCCGAGGCAGCAGAGGAGGAATGACG CCATGGTCACAGGCGAGGACTACGAGGAAGGACGCCAGaatcgaggagggagaggaaggaCGCAGGGAGgacagaagagctggaggtacTCCCG AGAACGAGAGGAAGAGGACCGGCAGGTGGAAGCTGCTTTAAGGGCTTCCATGACGATGAGTAGACAGGCAGAGAGAGGTACATTGCAGGAGAGAAGCACTCCTAAGCACAGCAGAGAAGAGAGGACGGATAGAACAGAACCGGATGAACCAAAACACAAGACAGGACCTGTGAAAACAGCTAAACCtccag TTAGAACAATGAAGAGCACTAATCCAGGGGATGAAGATGACTTCCCAGCTTTGGGAGCCATAGCTGCAGCACCAAT TGTAAAGCCGGCTCCTGTAGTGGcggcagcagctcctgcagctctgaaGGAAGACGACTTCCCTAGTCTTTCAACTACTGCAGTTACAACCCCGATGACCCCGGCTTACTCTTCCCAGTCTAAGAGGACCTCCTCTTTTCACGACGAGGATTTTCCTGCTCTCGTCTCCAAAGTCCGGCCGTTCAAACCCGCAGCAGGCACCAACTCTGCCTGGTCCAACCATAGTGCTGTCGCTAAACCTGTCAATCATCCTACTCCTTCCTCCAGACCTGCCCCTCCTCTTTCATCTGCGTCGTCTGGCCCTCAGCTTCTCTCCTCATCAGCCTCATCATCTTCACGCAGGAAAAAGAAGGTCGGGGAGAGTGCCAAAGCAGCATCTCGTCTCTCTCCTCTCGCTTCTGACGATGAGGATGGAGGAAAAACGCAGCAGGAGTTCCGCTCAGTGCCGACCATGTTGGATATCTCCTCCCTGCTCACTGTTAAAGGAGGCAACAACAAGCCCCCGACAGTGACCTCCCACTCTTCCAATCCGACTCCcaacacagacccccccccctctaaagCCAGTAAGAAGAAAAAGCAGAAGAACACGCCTGCTTCCTCCACATCTGTGTCCACAGTGTCGGGGATGGCGACGGCGGCTGTAAACACAATCTCAGTGGAAACGGCGGCACAAAAGGAAAACGTCCCTGAGAAAACTTGGAACAAACCACTTTCCAGTGCTGTGACGACAGCGGCGGTGGCGGCGGGTGGGTTAGCCAACGGCTACGCTGACACATTTGCACCAGTTGGCAAAGATTCACCCGCGGCGAGCCCACAACCCAGTACGGACCCCGCTCCCGAGCAAGAGGAAGACTTCCCTGCACTCATGACCAAGAAACCACCCCCAG GTTTCAAGACCTCTTTCCCGATGAAGGCGACGGCTGCTCCGAccgctgctcctcctcctcctcctcctcctggcctGACCATCCCCGCCCCCAAACCGCCCCCGGGGTTCACTGGAATCCCCCTCAACAGCAACGTGGTGGAGCCTGCACCCAACGCAGTCAACCTGTGA
- the znf598 gene encoding E3 ubiquitin-protein ligase ZNF598 isoform X1: protein MNSTMAKESEKTCVLCCQDIDIFALGKCDHPVCYRCSTKMRVLCDQKYCAVCREELDKVVFVKKLETFQSLPLHQFPCEKKYDIYFRNEMLFAQYRHLLLSECIRCPEPKVFSRFEELEQHMRKQHELFCCKLCSKHLKIFSHERKWYNRKELARHRAHGDPDDTSHRGHPLCKFCDDRYLDNDELLKHLRRDHYFCHFCDADGSQEYYSDYQYLSEHFRESHYLCEEGRCATEQFTHAFRTEIDYKAHKAAAHSKNRAEARQNRHIDLQFTYAPRQQRRNDAMVTGEDYEEGRQNRGGRGRTQGGQKSWRYSREREEEDRQVEAALRASMTMSRQAERGTLQERSTPKHSREERTDRTEPDEPKHKTGPVKTAKPPVRTMKSTNPGDEDDFPALGAIAAAPIVKPAPVVAAAAPAALKEDDFPSLSTTAVTTPMTPAYSSQSKRTSSFHDEDFPALVSKVRPFKPAAGTNSAWSNHSAVAKPVNHPTPSSRPAPPLSSASSGPQLLSSSASSSSRRKKKVGESAKAASRLSPLASDDEDGGKTQQEFRSVPTMLDISSLLTVKGGNNKPPTVTSHSSNPTPNTDPPPSKASKKKKQKNTPASSTSVSTVSGMATAAVNTISVETAAQKENVPEKTWNKPLSSAVTTAAVAAGGLANGYADTFAPVGKDSPAASPQPSTDPAPEQEEDFPALMTKKPPPGFKTSFPMKATAAPTAAPPPPPPPGLTIPAPKPPPGFTGIPLNSNVVEPAPNAVNLPPKVTSSGYLVPEDFQQRNLVLIQSIRNYLNNDESKFNQFKNYSAQFRQSVISAAQYHRSCKDLLGEDFNRIFNELLVLLPDTGKQQELLAAHGDCKALEKQSGAGGGKKNKNKKNAWQTPATAANTAADLDCQVCPTCRQVLAPKDFNSHKTLHIRDSEEFPSLQSISRIIS from the exons atgaattcaACAATGGCAAAAGAGTCCGAGAAGACCTGCGTTTTGTGCTGCCAAGACATCGACATCTTCGCCCTGGGGAAATGCGACCACCCGGTGTGCTACCGCTGCTCCACCAAGATGAGGGTGCTGTGCGACCAGAAGTACTGCGCCGTCTGCCGGGAGGAGCTCGACAAG GTGGTGTTTGTGAAAAAACTGGAGACCTTTCAGTCTCTGCCCCTTCATCAGTTCCCCTGCGAGAAGAAGTATGACATCTATTTCCGAAATGAGATGCTCTTTGCACAGTACAG ACATCTGCTGTTGTCAGAGTGTATCCGTTGTCCAGAGCCCAAGGTTTTCTCCAGGTTCGAGGAGCTGGAGCAACACATGAGGAAGCAGCATGAGCTCTTTTGTTGCAAACTCTGTTCAAAACATCTGAAG ATCTTCTCCCACGAGCGAAAGTGGTACAATCGTAAGGAACTGGCACGCCACAGGGCACACGGAGACCCAGATGACACCAGTCACAGAGGACACCCGCTCTGCAAGTTCTGCGATGACCGTTACCTTGACAACGATGAGCTGCTTAAGCATTTGCGCAGGGACCATTACTTCTGCCATTTCTGTGATGCAGACGGTTCTCAGGAATACTACAG TGATTATCAATATCTGAGCGAGCACTTTAGAGAGAGTCACTATCTGTGCGAGGAGGGCCGCTGTGCCACAGAACAGTTCACCCATGCATTCCGTACCGAGATCGACTACAAGGCCCACAAGGCCGCTGCACACAGTAAGAACCGAGCAGAAGCTCGACAAAACCGCCACATCGACCTGCAGTTTACCTACGCCCCGAGGCAGCAGAGGAGGAATGACG CCATGGTCACAGGCGAGGACTACGAGGAAGGACGCCAGaatcgaggagggagaggaaggaCGCAGGGAGgacagaagagctggaggtacTCCCG AGAACGAGAGGAAGAGGACCGGCAGGTGGAAGCTGCTTTAAGGGCTTCCATGACGATGAGTAGACAGGCAGAGAGAGGTACATTGCAGGAGAGAAGCACTCCTAAGCACAGCAGAGAAGAGAGGACGGATAGAACAGAACCGGATGAACCAAAACACAAGACAGGACCTGTGAAAACAGCTAAACCtccag TTAGAACAATGAAGAGCACTAATCCAGGGGATGAAGATGACTTCCCAGCTTTGGGAGCCATAGCTGCAGCACCAAT TGTAAAGCCGGCTCCTGTAGTGGcggcagcagctcctgcagctctgaaGGAAGACGACTTCCCTAGTCTTTCAACTACTGCAGTTACAACCCCGATGACCCCGGCTTACTCTTCCCAGTCTAAGAGGACCTCCTCTTTTCACGACGAGGATTTTCCTGCTCTCGTCTCCAAAGTCCGGCCGTTCAAACCCGCAGCAGGCACCAACTCTGCCTGGTCCAACCATAGTGCTGTCGCTAAACCTGTCAATCATCCTACTCCTTCCTCCAGACCTGCCCCTCCTCTTTCATCTGCGTCGTCTGGCCCTCAGCTTCTCTCCTCATCAGCCTCATCATCTTCACGCAGGAAAAAGAAGGTCGGGGAGAGTGCCAAAGCAGCATCTCGTCTCTCTCCTCTCGCTTCTGACGATGAGGATGGAGGAAAAACGCAGCAGGAGTTCCGCTCAGTGCCGACCATGTTGGATATCTCCTCCCTGCTCACTGTTAAAGGAGGCAACAACAAGCCCCCGACAGTGACCTCCCACTCTTCCAATCCGACTCCcaacacagacccccccccctctaaagCCAGTAAGAAGAAAAAGCAGAAGAACACGCCTGCTTCCTCCACATCTGTGTCCACAGTGTCGGGGATGGCGACGGCGGCTGTAAACACAATCTCAGTGGAAACGGCGGCACAAAAGGAAAACGTCCCTGAGAAAACTTGGAACAAACCACTTTCCAGTGCTGTGACGACAGCGGCGGTGGCGGCGGGTGGGTTAGCCAACGGCTACGCTGACACATTTGCACCAGTTGGCAAAGATTCACCCGCGGCGAGCCCACAACCCAGTACGGACCCCGCTCCCGAGCAAGAGGAAGACTTCCCTGCACTCATGACCAAGAAACCACCCCCAG GTTTCAAGACCTCTTTCCCGATGAAGGCGACGGCTGCTCCGAccgctgctcctcctcctcctcctcctcctggcctGACCATCCCCGCCCCCAAACCGCCCCCGGGGTTCACTGGAATCCCCCTCAACAGCAACGTGGTGGAGCCTGCACCCAACGCAGTCAACCT CCCGCCCAAAGTGACGAGCAGTGGTTACCTGGTGCCAGAGGACTTCCAGCAGAGGAACCTGGTGCTCATCCAGTCCATCAGAAATTATCTCAACAATGACGAGTCAAAGTTCAACCAGTTCAAAAACTACTCTGCACAGTTCAGACAg AGTGTGATATCTGCAGCCCAGTACCACCGCAGCTGTAAGGACCTGCTCGGAGAGGACTTTAACCGCATCTTCAACGAACTCCTGGTACTCCTACCGGACACTGGCAAGCAGCAGGAGCTCCTGGCTGCCCACGGAGACTGCAAGGCTCTGGAGAAGCAGTCGGGTGCCggaggaggaaagaaaaataagaacaaGAAGAACGCCTGGCAGACGCCCGCTACCGCTGCAAACACAGCGGCCGACTTGGACTGCCAGGTGTGCCCCACGTGCAGACAGGTACTGGCCCCCAAAGACTTCAACTCCCACAAAACTCTGCACATCAGGGACAGCGAGGAATTCCCTTCCTTGCAGTCGATTAGCCGTATCATCAGCTAA
- the rpusd1 gene encoding RNA pseudouridylate synthase domain-containing protein 1, whose translation MSTEPASLADLRVLHQSDDFIVVDKHWDIRIDSKMWYEKQTVQAQLQHHFPHLADPSTYYGFRFCHQLDFSTSGALCVALNKAAAGSAFRCFKDRTVTKAYLSLVRGWVEEETQTLDFSIGKNSTEGKTHMMCIEGTEGCENPKPCQTELTVLEYGLYDGDPVTKVLLQPLTGRTHQLRVHCTAIKHPIVGDFTYSLGADDSPYRMMLHAYLLHIPLEPQPLLVTTRDPFVPAVDPKWLPQRSLRTLAATVEDVLERRKAEEEERNRVTREEKRRKQRKERRTEESEEQRRACQDWLSEWAGD comes from the exons ATGTCCACAGAGCCTGCCAGCCTGGCTGATCTCCGTGTGCTGCACCAGAGTGATGACTTCATCGTTGTGGACAAACACTGGGACATTCGCATCGACAGCAAGATGTGGTATGAGAAGCAGACCGTGCAGGCACAGCTTCAGCACCACTTCCCTCATCTGGCAGACCCCAGCACCTACTATGGATTCAG GTTCTGTCACCAGTTAGATTTCTCCACCAGTGGAGCCCTTTGTGTTGCCCTAAATAAGGCTGCTGCAGGCTCGGCTTTTCGCTGCTTCAAGGACCGGACTGTCACCAAAGCCTACCTGTCTCTG GTCCGTGGGTGGGTTGAAGAGGAGACACAAACTCTGGATTTCTCCATTGGCAAGAACTCCACTGAAGGAAAAACACACATGATGTGCATTGAGGGAACAGAAG GTTGTGAGAATCCAAAGCCTTGCCAAACTGAGCTCACAGTGTTAGAGTATGGGTTATATGACGGGGATCCAGTCACCAAAGTGCTACTGCAGCCACTGACTG GCCGAACGCACCAACTGAGAGTCCACTGCACTGCTATCAAACACCCAATCGTTGGGGACTTCACGTACAGCCTGGGAGCAGATGACTCTCCATATCGAATGATGCTGCACGCCTACCTCCTTCACATTCCCTTGGAACCCCAGCCCCTACTTGTGACCACCAGGGACCCCTTCGTCCCTGCGGTGGATCCTAAGTGGCTCCCGCAGCGCTCACTACGGACACTGGCAGCCACTGTGGAGGATGTGTTGGAGCGCAGGAAGgctgaagaagaggagagaaatagAGTGAcaagagaagagaaaagaagaaaacaaagaaaggaaCGGAGGACTGAGGAGAGCGAGGAGCAGAGGAGGGCTTGTCAGGACTGGTTGAGTGAGTGGGCTGGAGACTGa
- the slc25a17 gene encoding peroxisomal membrane protein PMP34 isoform X2, whose protein sequence is MTVFFPLDTARLRLQVDENRKAKSTPAILADIIKEEGLLAPYRGWFPVICSLCCSNFVYFYCFHCLKASWLKGKPSAPTTDLIVGIAAGVVNVLATTPLWVVNTRLKLQGSKFRNEDIRPTNYSGILDAFVQIVRDEGIGALWNGTFPSLLLVLNPAIQFMIYEGLKRWLRRGIPRELSSLEIFAIGAVAKAVATTVTYPLQTIQSILRFGQFNTTTEKSKLLSSMKTIKWLLVNRTRKDGMLGLFKGLEAKLLQTVLTAALMFLLYEKIANSTFRVMGLSNNHFKKH, encoded by the exons ATGACAGTGTTTTTCCCCCTGGATACCGCCAGACTGCGTCTGCAAG TGGATGAAAACAGGAAGGCCAAATCCACTCCAGCAATTCTGGCAGATATTATCAAAGAAGAAGGACT ACTTGCACCCTACAGAGGCTGGTTCCCTGTCATCTGCAGTCTTTGCTGCTCCAATTTTGTCTATTTCTACTGTTTCCACTGCCTCAAAGCCAGTTGGCTGAAGGGAAAACCATCAGCACCCACCACTGACTTAATCGTAGGCATCGCTGCAG GAGTTGTAAATGTATTGGCCACCACTCCTTTGTGGGTGGTCAACACAAGGCTGAAGCTTCAGGGATCCAAGTTTCGCAATGAAGACATCCGTCCCACCAACTACTCTGGCATCTTAG aTGCATTTGTGCAAATCGTCCGTGATGAGGGCATCGGGGCCCTGTGGAACGGAACCTTCCCGtccctgctgctggtgctgaacCCTGCCATCCAGTTCATGATTTACGAGGGCCTGAAGAGGTGGCTCAGGAGAGGAATTCCCAGGGAA CTTTCATCACTAGAGATCTTTGCGATTGGCGCTGTCGCCAAAGCTGTTGCCACCACTGTTACATACCCTCTGCAGACCATACAGTCCATTCTTCGG TTTGGTCAGTTCAACACTACAACAGAGAAGTCAAAACTGCTGTCCAGTATGAAAACGATCAAGTGGCTACTCGTCAATAGGACAAG GAAGGACGGCATGTTGGGTCTGTTTAAAGGCCTGGAGGCCAAGCTGCTGCAAACGGTGCTGACCGCTGCCCTTATGTTTCTTCTCTATGAGAAGATCGCCAACAGTACCTTCAGAGTAATGGGACTAAGCAACAACCACTTCAAGAAACATTAG